One genomic segment of Mesoterricola silvestris includes these proteins:
- a CDS encoding phospholipase D-like domain-containing protein, with product MHLRRPIVSALLALALLPARAAGLTQLIQSIPRETPLAHPDLAFAKDAWIQVIRGAKSRLDFAEFYIAQEPGGALEEVLQELERAGARGVKIRFILSAGRMLEQDPASVARLRRVKNLELRTFDLKGISTGILHAKYFLADGREGVLGSQNFDWRALEHIHELGIRTTDPALVDRLQEVFEVDWRFAGDKSLPPAARPVPAPLGPAELVASPPFLSPGTVRPALDALVQLLGEARSSIRVQLLTYSPVARNRYWPALDTALRAAAVRGVKVDLLVSDWVFKSRGLDHLKSLALIPNIDVRIASIPEASTGHIPFSRTIHSKYVVIDGAVLWVGTSNWEEDYFQASRNVEAILRQPDLARQGGEIYEKLWTSPYVRKLEPMKAYAPRKVD from the coding sequence ATGCATCTTCGACGCCCCATCGTTTCAGCCCTGCTCGCCCTGGCCCTGCTTCCGGCCCGGGCCGCAGGCCTCACCCAGCTCATCCAGTCCATCCCCCGGGAGACCCCCCTGGCCCACCCGGACCTGGCCTTCGCCAAGGACGCCTGGATCCAGGTCATCCGGGGTGCGAAGAGCCGCCTGGACTTCGCGGAGTTCTACATCGCCCAGGAGCCCGGCGGGGCCCTGGAGGAGGTGCTCCAGGAGCTGGAGCGCGCCGGGGCCCGGGGCGTGAAGATCCGGTTCATCCTTTCCGCGGGGCGCATGCTGGAGCAGGACCCGGCCTCGGTGGCGCGGCTGCGCAGGGTGAAGAACCTCGAACTGCGGACCTTCGACCTCAAGGGCATTTCCACCGGCATCCTCCACGCCAAGTACTTCCTCGCCGACGGCAGGGAGGGCGTCCTGGGCAGCCAGAACTTCGACTGGCGCGCCCTGGAGCACATCCACGAACTGGGCATCCGCACCACCGATCCCGCCCTGGTGGACCGCCTCCAGGAGGTCTTCGAAGTGGACTGGCGCTTCGCGGGCGACAAGAGCCTGCCCCCCGCCGCCAGGCCCGTCCCCGCCCCCCTGGGACCGGCGGAACTGGTGGCGAGCCCCCCCTTCCTCTCCCCCGGCACCGTCCGCCCCGCCCTGGACGCCCTGGTCCAGCTCCTGGGGGAGGCCCGTTCCAGCATCCGCGTCCAGCTCCTCACCTACTCCCCCGTGGCCCGCAACCGCTACTGGCCCGCCCTGGACACCGCCCTGCGGGCCGCGGCCGTGCGCGGGGTGAAGGTGGACCTGCTGGTCTCGGACTGGGTCTTCAAGAGCCGCGGCCTGGACCACCTCAAGTCCCTGGCCCTGATCCCCAACATCGACGTGCGCATCGCCTCCATCCCCGAGGCGTCCACGGGGCACATCCCCTTCTCCCGCACCATCCACAGCAAGTACGTGGTCATCGACGGCGCCGTGCTGTGGGTGGGCACCAGCAACTGGGAGGAGGACTACTTCCAGGCCTCCCGCAACGTCGAGGCCATCCTTCGCCAGCCGGACCTGGCCCGGCAGGGCGGGGAGATCTACGAGAAGCTCTGGACCAGCCCGTACGTCAGGAAGCTGGAACCCATGAAGGCCTATGCGCCCAGGAAGGTCGACTGA
- a CDS encoding protein kinase domain-containing protein, translating to MIKTIGKFEIVRLLGRGNMGEVYLGRDPVLDRPVAVKTIRPGTAFEGEGQARFEREARAMAALNHPNIITIYDFGMVEELCYLAMEFHEGDDLATLIQRGAPSRAELLEALAQACDGLGFAHARGIVHRDFKPANILVGGKGKRPVAKLLDFGVASVDRSSLTEQGTWMGTVSYMAPEYLESGKAGPAADIFAAGVIIFEILSGGDRPFTGEGPTAILNAILHKPPRELAPDHLAGIPGAVVDVMKKALSKDPAQRHATAEDLASDLRRALAAPLEAPLPPQRIVVGKGGGATCLSIRVALRQARSGAVIEILPGVYREAVVVDKELTLQGSGDASLIVVESAGGPCLTVDAPRCEVRGLTLRGGGPGPAADLRSGHTTLEAALVTSPPGLGLRLHAGAQATGVDCVFEDHAGGSVELGPRTTSRFVGCEFIRSGSAGVLALEGARVTLEYCKVSDHAAAGVHAAEGALVELTGCRITGNAGLGLCAVDGGRVVLKDCEVSGNGQPGLLLHRGGAAQLSSTRVVDGASMGIACHLEAALAMDHCLVRGNAPGGLLLAAGSLEPVLGEGNTIEDAILR from the coding sequence ATGATCAAGACCATAGGCAAGTTCGAGATCGTCCGGCTCCTGGGCAGGGGCAACATGGGCGAGGTGTACCTGGGCCGGGACCCCGTCCTGGACCGGCCCGTGGCGGTCAAGACCATCCGCCCCGGCACCGCCTTCGAGGGCGAGGGGCAGGCCCGCTTCGAACGGGAGGCCCGGGCCATGGCGGCCCTGAACCACCCCAACATCATCACCATCTACGACTTCGGCATGGTCGAGGAGCTCTGCTACCTGGCCATGGAATTCCACGAGGGGGATGACCTGGCCACCCTCATCCAGCGCGGCGCGCCCTCCCGGGCCGAGCTCCTGGAGGCCCTGGCCCAGGCCTGCGACGGACTGGGCTTCGCCCATGCCCGGGGCATCGTCCACCGGGACTTCAAGCCCGCCAACATCCTCGTGGGCGGCAAGGGCAAGCGCCCCGTGGCCAAGCTCCTGGACTTCGGCGTGGCCAGCGTGGACCGTTCCAGCCTCACGGAGCAGGGCACCTGGATGGGCACCGTCAGCTACATGGCCCCGGAGTACCTGGAATCGGGCAAAGCGGGGCCCGCCGCGGACATCTTCGCCGCCGGGGTCATCATCTTCGAGATCCTCTCCGGGGGGGACCGGCCCTTCACCGGCGAAGGCCCCACGGCCATCCTCAACGCCATCCTCCACAAGCCCCCCCGGGAGCTCGCCCCGGATCACCTGGCGGGCATTCCGGGGGCGGTGGTGGACGTGATGAAGAAGGCCCTCTCCAAGGACCCGGCCCAGAGGCACGCCACCGCCGAGGACCTGGCCTCCGACCTGCGCAGGGCCCTCGCCGCGCCCCTGGAAGCCCCCCTGCCCCCCCAGCGCATCGTGGTGGGCAAGGGCGGCGGCGCCACCTGCCTCAGCATCCGGGTAGCCCTGCGCCAGGCCCGCAGCGGGGCGGTCATCGAGATCCTGCCCGGGGTCTACCGGGAGGCGGTGGTGGTGGACAAGGAACTCACCCTCCAGGGCTCCGGCGACGCCTCCCTGATCGTCGTGGAATCCGCCGGGGGCCCCTGCCTCACCGTGGACGCCCCCCGCTGCGAGGTGCGGGGCCTCACCCTCCGGGGCGGCGGACCGGGACCGGCCGCGGACCTGCGCTCGGGGCACACCACCCTGGAGGCCGCGCTGGTCACCAGCCCCCCGGGGCTCGGCCTGCGGCTCCACGCCGGGGCCCAGGCCACGGGCGTGGACTGCGTCTTCGAGGACCACGCCGGCGGCTCCGTGGAGCTGGGGCCCCGCACCACCTCGCGGTTCGTGGGCTGCGAATTCATCCGGAGCGGCTCGGCCGGAGTGCTGGCCCTGGAAGGCGCCCGGGTCACCCTGGAGTACTGCAAGGTCTCGGACCACGCCGCGGCCGGGGTCCATGCCGCGGAGGGCGCCCTGGTCGAGCTCACCGGGTGCCGCATCACGGGAAACGCGGGCCTGGGCCTGTGCGCCGTGGACGGGGGCCGTGTCGTCCTGAAGGATTGCGAAGTCTCGGGCAATGGGCAGCCGGGGCTCCTGCTGCACCGGGGCGGCGCCGCCCAGCTCAGCTCCACCCGGGTGGTGGACGGCGCCTCCATGGGCATCGCCTGCCACCTGGAGGCCGCCCTGGCCATGGACCACTGCCTGGTGCGCGGCAACGCCCCCGGGGGCCTGCTCCTGGCCGCGGGATCCCTGGAGCCCGTGCTGGGCGAAGGGAACACCATCGAGGACGCGATCCTAAGGTAG
- a CDS encoding methyl-accepting chemotaxis protein yields MGIIMRIFGRLRIRGKFAVLFAGQVLLLAAVALTGGLTINRVVTRLSVSGADLDKAKMLSSALNDVNTIRTVHVSLIAAAHDEAYQAKRGQRLKELEEKARVKLAALETVDWSPDEKALVTQGLASIRKYDAGFPGALARAKAAAKPDPALMEANVQDQRLGREGFEKTLAAIDARTREDIGHTSGFAGRMQLYLLAGTLVAILAGIAMTVIVGRQVGTAVQEIRTSLVAVGGGDLTRSTRVETRDEFAEIAESLDGLARGLRADIATLAGIAERVASGSTELSATTEQLNGATEEISKGAEHQRAAMDRSTSALNDVASSITEVRGTVHETDRFSQESLAMSARGLDCAKGSSQAMEAIEESSAKVGRITSVIADIARQTNLLSLNAAIEAAKAGAQGKGFAVVAEEIRKLAERSAAAAKEISQLIQESTDRVKDGAVSTAAVREILVAMEANIRSLSTGAARVASSVEEQTLACNEVVEAVSTTAQLTEQNASATVELASSLHETSRTIDDLARQAGDLHRLTGKFRLA; encoded by the coding sequence ATGGGCATCATCATGCGAATCTTCGGTCGCCTAAGGATCCGCGGGAAATTCGCGGTGCTCTTCGCGGGGCAGGTGCTGCTTCTCGCGGCCGTGGCCCTCACCGGGGGCCTCACCATCAACCGGGTGGTGACCCGCCTTTCGGTGTCCGGGGCGGACCTGGACAAGGCCAAGATGCTCTCCAGCGCCCTCAACGACGTGAACACCATCCGCACCGTCCACGTGTCCCTCATCGCCGCGGCCCACGACGAGGCCTACCAGGCCAAGCGGGGCCAGCGCCTCAAGGAGCTGGAGGAGAAGGCCCGGGTCAAGCTGGCCGCCCTGGAGACCGTGGACTGGAGCCCGGACGAGAAGGCGCTGGTGACCCAGGGCCTCGCCTCCATCCGGAAGTACGACGCCGGATTCCCCGGGGCACTGGCCCGCGCCAAGGCCGCGGCCAAGCCCGACCCCGCCCTCATGGAGGCCAATGTCCAGGACCAGCGCCTGGGGCGGGAGGGCTTCGAGAAGACCCTCGCGGCGATCGACGCGCGCACCCGGGAGGACATCGGCCATACGTCGGGCTTCGCCGGCCGCATGCAGCTCTACCTCCTGGCGGGAACCCTGGTGGCCATCCTCGCGGGAATCGCCATGACCGTGATCGTCGGGCGGCAGGTGGGCACGGCCGTGCAGGAGATCCGCACCTCGCTGGTGGCGGTGGGGGGAGGCGACCTCACCCGTTCGACCCGGGTGGAGACCCGGGACGAATTCGCCGAGATCGCCGAAAGCCTCGACGGCCTCGCCCGCGGCCTGCGCGCGGACATCGCCACCCTCGCCGGCATCGCCGAGCGGGTCGCCAGCGGTTCCACGGAACTGTCCGCCACCACGGAGCAGCTCAACGGCGCGACCGAGGAGATCAGCAAGGGCGCCGAACACCAGCGCGCGGCCATGGACCGCTCCACCTCGGCCCTCAACGACGTGGCCAGCAGCATCACCGAAGTGCGCGGCACGGTGCACGAGACCGACCGGTTCTCCCAGGAGTCCCTGGCCATGAGCGCCCGGGGCCTGGACTGCGCCAAGGGCTCCTCCCAGGCCATGGAGGCCATCGAGGAGAGCTCCGCGAAGGTGGGCCGCATCACCTCCGTCATCGCCGACATCGCCCGGCAGACCAACCTGCTCTCCCTGAACGCCGCCATCGAGGCCGCCAAGGCCGGGGCCCAGGGCAAGGGCTTCGCGGTGGTGGCCGAGGAGATCCGCAAGCTGGCCGAGCGCAGCGCCGCCGCGGCCAAGGAGATCAGCCAGCTCATCCAGGAAAGCACCGACCGGGTCAAGGACGGCGCCGTCTCCACCGCCGCCGTGCGGGAGATCCTCGTGGCCATGGAGGCCAATATCCGGAGCCTGTCCACGGGGGCGGCCCGGGTGGCCTCCTCGGTGGAGGAGCAGACCCTGGCCTGCAACGAGGTGGTGGAGGCCGTCAGCACCACGGCCCAGCTCACCGAGCAGAACGCCTCGGCCACGGTGGAGCTGGCCTCCAGCCTCCACGAGACCTCCCGCACCATCGACGACCTGGCCCGCCAGGCCGGGGATCTCCATCGGCTCACGGGCAAATTCCGGTTAGCCTGA
- a CDS encoding DinB family protein, which yields MLPEIATAARCYAVGDAFLTRLVGDFTEADWAVRDASGHDPRWLVGHLATYRNRVAAALGLPVETAPWEALFLRGTSPRDLPADLDIGAVAAAFHAAQAAMAAAWEGVTRETLAKPVGRTLPDGTTDVAGLVGFLAWHEAYHLGQLGIFRRLAGKPGAI from the coding sequence ATGCTGCCCGAGATCGCGACCGCCGCCCGGTGTTACGCCGTGGGGGATGCCTTCCTCACCCGGCTGGTGGGGGACTTCACGGAGGCCGACTGGGCCGTGCGCGACGCCTCCGGCCACGATCCGCGCTGGTTGGTGGGCCACCTCGCCACCTACCGGAACCGCGTGGCCGCGGCCCTGGGCCTCCCCGTGGAGACCGCCCCCTGGGAGGCCCTCTTCCTCCGGGGCACCTCGCCCCGGGACCTCCCCGCCGACCTGGACATCGGGGCCGTGGCCGCCGCGTTCCACGCCGCCCAGGCCGCCATGGCCGCGGCCTGGGAGGGCGTGACCCGGGAGACCCTGGCCAAGCCGGTGGGGCGCACCCTGCCCGACGGCACCACGGACGTGGCCGGGCTCGTGGGCTTCCTGGCGTGGCACGAGGCCTACCACCTGGGGCAATTGGGTATCTTCAGGCGCCTGGCGGGAAAGCCCGGGGCGATCTGA
- a CDS encoding FAD-binding oxidoreductase, translating to MSVTTLSDELRLIVGRDHVLDGEVDRFGYSYDSSFLPLVPAPRPDVVVRPRTAEEVSRVMALAFAGGIPVTPRGAASGRTGGSVPLHGGISLALDRMTDILEVDEGNMMVTAEPGVRTMDLHDACAARGLFYPPDPASWKFSTIGGNVAENAGGMRAVKYGVTRDYVMGLQVVLADGTLLETGGKAIKNVTGYDLTGLFTGSEGTLGVITRVLLRLIPLPKARGVLRLLFADMDAGCALVHRMLKAGIVPSAAEIMDDVSLQAVARHRRMALPAGAGCCVIIEVDGEDAAELEAQCGRIRGVAEACGCLEFKVAQDKAESDELWAVRRGLSQAVAALAPNRLGEDISVPRDAFPEVVRRIGAIAKRFDLLIPVFGHAGDGNLHPSVLCDMADPAQAERVHRAVDAIFEAALAVGGTLSGEHGIGITKRPYLAQALGEAGVRTLQAVKAGLDPKGILNPGKIW from the coding sequence ATGTCCGTGACCACGCTTTCCGACGAACTGAGGCTGATCGTGGGCCGGGACCACGTCCTGGACGGCGAGGTGGACCGGTTCGGCTATTCCTACGATTCCTCCTTCCTGCCCCTGGTGCCGGCCCCCAGGCCCGACGTGGTGGTGCGGCCGCGCACCGCGGAGGAGGTGTCGAGGGTCATGGCCCTGGCCTTCGCCGGGGGGATCCCCGTGACCCCCCGGGGGGCCGCCAGCGGACGCACCGGGGGCTCGGTGCCCCTGCACGGCGGCATCTCCCTGGCCCTGGACCGCATGACCGACATCCTCGAGGTGGACGAAGGCAACATGATGGTCACGGCGGAGCCCGGCGTGCGCACCATGGACCTGCACGACGCCTGCGCGGCCCGGGGGCTCTTCTACCCCCCGGATCCCGCCAGCTGGAAGTTCAGCACCATCGGCGGCAACGTGGCCGAGAACGCCGGCGGCATGCGGGCCGTGAAGTACGGCGTCACCCGGGACTACGTCATGGGCCTCCAGGTGGTGCTGGCCGACGGCACCCTCCTGGAGACCGGCGGAAAGGCCATCAAGAACGTCACCGGCTACGATCTCACGGGCCTGTTCACGGGCTCGGAGGGGACCCTGGGGGTCATCACCCGGGTGCTGCTCCGGCTCATCCCCCTGCCCAAGGCCCGTGGGGTCCTGCGGCTCCTGTTCGCGGACATGGACGCCGGCTGCGCCCTGGTGCACCGCATGCTCAAGGCCGGCATCGTGCCTTCCGCGGCGGAGATCATGGACGACGTGAGCCTCCAGGCCGTGGCCCGGCACCGCCGCATGGCCCTGCCCGCGGGGGCGGGCTGCTGCGTGATCATCGAGGTGGACGGGGAGGACGCCGCGGAGCTGGAGGCCCAGTGCGGGCGCATCCGCGGCGTGGCCGAAGCCTGCGGCTGCCTGGAATTCAAGGTGGCCCAGGACAAGGCCGAGAGCGACGAACTCTGGGCCGTGCGCCGGGGCCTAAGCCAGGCCGTGGCCGCCCTGGCCCCCAACCGCCTGGGCGAGGACATCTCCGTGCCCCGGGACGCCTTTCCCGAGGTGGTCCGGCGCATCGGCGCCATCGCCAAGCGGTTCGACCTGCTCATCCCGGTCTTCGGGCACGCCGGGGACGGGAACCTGCACCCCTCGGTGCTCTGCGACATGGCCGACCCCGCCCAGGCCGAGCGGGTCCACCGGGCGGTGGACGCCATCTTCGAGGCGGCCCTGGCGGTGGGCGGCACCCTGAGCGGCGAGCACGGCATCGGCATCACCAAGCGCCCCTACCTGGCCCAGGCCCTGGGGGAGGCGGGGGTGCGCACCCTCCAGGCCGTGAAGGCCGGCCTCGATCCCAAGGGGATCCTCAACCCGGGGAAGATCTGGTGA
- a CDS encoding PilZ domain-containing protein → MSPGAPMKDPALVAQALDALVVSEAEFPIKVEGTRTLPYTAVVLRREAGSGDLIFKLLRPLPPALAAGALFEMVFATGDKRLEGRLRFLGREGYLQYRFQAPPFLTASDRRLWKRFPFRPRENFYVAGQDSEMPGRGLTGPLLNLSMGGLSFRVDRMVRLDDGMPIAPHAAMLDRGMVFSLLRLSGFPKGDYLEARGQVARVLQTGSETHVGVQFMGMGEAEKLLLSRFLEARDRQSSLGSGAFRPEAGTLEAAAPVRVRSEARRAPAPTGLEALDALDRRCARLLLVGAPGEDRERLEGKLRSSGYWRLEATPDLYGAHALWKDAGTAPIRLLLVDLESSRAGGGEPVGAVRRMEPLLRSFGELPVAFVTREADPMLDLLGIPGYRGLALEGPGWEELLP, encoded by the coding sequence ATGTCCCCCGGCGCCCCCATGAAGGATCCCGCCCTCGTCGCCCAGGCCCTGGATGCCCTCGTGGTCTCCGAGGCGGAATTCCCCATCAAGGTGGAGGGCACCCGGACGCTGCCCTACACGGCGGTGGTGCTCAGGCGCGAAGCGGGCTCCGGGGACCTGATCTTCAAGCTGCTCCGGCCCCTGCCGCCGGCCCTGGCCGCGGGGGCGCTCTTCGAGATGGTCTTCGCCACCGGCGACAAGCGCCTGGAGGGGCGCCTGCGGTTCTTGGGCCGGGAGGGCTACCTCCAGTACCGGTTCCAGGCCCCCCCCTTCCTCACGGCTTCGGACCGGCGGCTCTGGAAGCGGTTCCCGTTCCGCCCCCGGGAGAACTTCTACGTGGCCGGCCAGGATTCCGAGATGCCCGGGCGCGGGCTCACGGGGCCCCTGCTGAACCTTTCCATGGGGGGCCTGTCCTTCCGGGTGGACCGCATGGTGAGGCTGGACGACGGGATGCCCATCGCGCCCCACGCGGCCATGCTGGACCGGGGCATGGTCTTTTCCCTCCTGCGCCTGAGCGGGTTCCCCAAGGGGGATTACCTGGAGGCCCGGGGCCAGGTGGCGCGGGTGCTGCAGACGGGGTCCGAAACGCACGTGGGGGTCCAGTTCATGGGCATGGGCGAAGCCGAGAAGCTGCTCCTGTCCCGGTTCCTGGAGGCGCGGGACCGCCAGAGCAGCCTGGGCTCCGGCGCCTTCCGGCCCGAGGCCGGGACCCTGGAGGCCGCGGCCCCGGTCCGGGTCCGGAGCGAGGCGCGGCGGGCCCCGGCGCCCACAGGGCTGGAGGCCCTGGACGCCCTGGACCGGAGGTGCGCGCGGCTCCTCCTGGTGGGGGCTCCGGGGGAGGACCGGGAGCGCCTGGAGGGCAAACTCAGGTCCTCGGGATACTGGCGCCTGGAAGCCACCCCCGACCTGTACGGGGCCCATGCGCTGTGGAAGGACGCCGGCACCGCGCCCATCCGGCTCCTCCTGGTGGATCTGGAGTCCAGCCGGGCCGGTGGCGGGGAACCCGTGGGCGCGGTGCGGCGCATGGAACCCCTGCTCCGGTCCTTCGGGGAATTGCCCGTCGCCTTCGTCACCCGGGAGGCGGATCCCATGCTGGACCTCCTGGGGATCCCCGGCTACCGGGGCCTGGCGCTGGAGGGTCCGGGGTGGGAGGAGCTCCTACCTTAG
- a CDS encoding (Fe-S)-binding protein, with translation MSGLLEEAKALVAGCDRCGTCLTVCPLFKVRDVERSSARGKNALARGLAEGGLEPGPEVRGAVEFCLLCRACTDACPNKVPTDEAMVRVRQHLTDRAGGPTVTYRLVGAALRSRAAVGLGALALGALRRLGLLRLLPSALVPKEFPRKAFLAAFAGPAALGGEAPAATPGAHARVAYFQGCGMKLMFPDAAEATLKLLGGLGEVSAPDNPCCGLPHLAHGMKGTFLELARENIALFEEADVVVTDCASCGGALKHLADHFKDDGAWRDRAAAFSAKVLDLTEFLVRAGYRSPSRGERTFTFHDPCHLARGQGIRRQPRQLLEAAGRFVDMREADTCCGGAGTFHMDHPGTAARILARKASSIEATGAEVVVTACPGCLIQLTRAAEASGGRFKAMHISQVI, from the coding sequence GTGAGCGGCCTCCTGGAGGAAGCCAAGGCCCTGGTGGCGGGCTGCGACCGGTGCGGCACCTGCCTCACCGTCTGCCCCCTTTTCAAGGTGCGGGACGTGGAGCGTTCCAGCGCCCGGGGCAAGAACGCCCTGGCCCGGGGCCTGGCCGAGGGGGGCCTGGAGCCCGGCCCGGAGGTGCGGGGGGCGGTGGAATTCTGCCTGCTGTGCCGGGCCTGCACCGACGCCTGCCCCAACAAGGTGCCCACGGACGAGGCCATGGTGCGGGTGCGCCAGCACCTCACGGACCGCGCGGGGGGCCCCACGGTGACGTACCGCCTGGTGGGGGCCGCGCTGCGCAGCCGCGCCGCGGTGGGGCTGGGCGCCCTGGCGCTGGGGGCGCTGCGGCGCCTGGGGCTCCTGCGCCTCCTCCCCTCCGCCCTGGTCCCGAAGGAATTTCCCCGCAAGGCCTTCCTGGCCGCCTTCGCGGGGCCCGCGGCCCTGGGCGGGGAGGCTCCGGCGGCCACCCCGGGGGCCCACGCCCGGGTGGCGTACTTCCAGGGCTGCGGCATGAAGCTGATGTTCCCCGACGCCGCCGAGGCCACCCTGAAGCTCCTGGGGGGCCTGGGGGAGGTGTCCGCCCCGGACAATCCCTGCTGCGGCCTGCCCCACCTGGCCCACGGCATGAAGGGGACCTTCCTGGAACTGGCCAGGGAGAACATCGCGCTCTTCGAGGAGGCCGATGTGGTGGTGACCGACTGCGCCAGCTGCGGCGGGGCCCTCAAGCACCTGGCGGACCACTTCAAGGATGACGGGGCCTGGCGTGACCGGGCCGCGGCCTTCAGCGCCAAGGTGCTGGACCTCACCGAGTTCCTGGTGCGCGCGGGGTACCGCTCCCCCTCCAGGGGGGAGCGCACCTTCACCTTCCACGACCCCTGCCACCTGGCCCGGGGGCAGGGGATCCGCCGCCAGCCCCGCCAGCTCCTGGAGGCCGCGGGCCGGTTCGTGGACATGCGGGAGGCCGACACCTGCTGCGGCGGCGCGGGCACCTTCCACATGGACCACCCGGGGACCGCGGCGCGGATCCTGGCCCGGAAGGCTTCCAGCATCGAGGCCACGGGCGCCGAGGTGGTCGTGACGGCCTGCCCCGGGTGCCTCATCCAGCTCACCCGGGCGGCGGAGGCCAGCGGGGGGCGGTTCAAGGCCATGCACATCAGCCAGGTGATCTGA
- a CDS encoding SLC13 family permease encodes MERKKLIALIAAFAALAGILWLTPGVKGLTPTSRAALGVAVFAIIVWVTQALEDAVSGLLIVFLLAALKATPLAGAFGGYANTALWLIVIGFIMAGCMEKSGFSKRVALTLVNLAGGDAVKIYWAVAAVMAVMTFLVPSITARTLLMLPIILGIGQAFNAEHGKSNIMKALMFIVAMSGTMMSMGVLTAHVGNPITVGLIEAAAKRSISWSMWFKVGGVPAFALAFLSVYVLRLMWPPETRTLGTGHDYIRTELEALGPFSRAEKYTLVVFLLTLALWATDSFHGINVVIVGMASVIVLLWPSQGVMGWKEAQSKVPWNVFVLYGSGLSMGAALASSGAAKWMAGTLLGPLVHLPHVAQLIIIIWLITALQVFFTGGGPKTTALTPIVIAHAVAIGADPLAFALIVGINMPHQYLLPVTNMPNAVAMGSGHITSREMLRTGAVMSVLAGVFMTVMALTYWTWLGLTR; translated from the coding sequence GTGGAACGCAAGAAGCTCATCGCGCTCATCGCGGCCTTCGCGGCCCTGGCGGGGATCCTGTGGCTGACCCCCGGGGTGAAGGGACTGACGCCCACCAGCAGGGCCGCCCTGGGGGTGGCGGTGTTCGCCATCATCGTGTGGGTCACCCAGGCCCTGGAGGACGCCGTCAGCGGCCTGCTCATCGTCTTCCTCCTGGCGGCCCTCAAGGCCACTCCGCTGGCCGGCGCCTTCGGGGGGTACGCCAACACGGCCCTGTGGCTCATCGTCATCGGCTTCATCATGGCCGGGTGCATGGAGAAGTCGGGCTTCTCCAAGCGGGTGGCCCTGACCCTGGTGAACCTGGCCGGCGGGGACGCCGTGAAGATCTACTGGGCGGTGGCGGCGGTCATGGCGGTCATGACCTTCCTGGTGCCCTCCATCACGGCCCGCACCCTGCTCATGCTGCCCATCATCCTGGGCATCGGCCAGGCCTTCAACGCCGAGCACGGCAAGAGCAACATCATGAAGGCCCTCATGTTCATCGTGGCCATGAGCGGCACCATGATGAGCATGGGCGTGCTCACGGCCCACGTGGGCAATCCCATCACCGTCGGGCTCATCGAGGCCGCCGCCAAGCGGTCCATCTCCTGGTCCATGTGGTTCAAGGTGGGTGGCGTTCCGGCCTTCGCGCTGGCCTTCCTCTCCGTCTACGTCCTGCGCCTCATGTGGCCCCCCGAGACCCGCACCCTGGGCACCGGCCACGACTACATCCGCACCGAGCTGGAGGCCCTGGGGCCCTTCTCCCGGGCCGAGAAGTACACCCTCGTGGTCTTCCTGCTGACCCTGGCCCTCTGGGCCACGGACTCCTTCCACGGCATCAACGTGGTGATCGTGGGCATGGCCTCAGTGATCGTCCTGCTCTGGCCGTCCCAGGGCGTCATGGGATGGAAGGAGGCCCAGTCCAAGGTGCCCTGGAACGTGTTCGTGCTGTACGGCTCGGGCCTGTCCATGGGCGCGGCCCTGGCGTCCTCGGGCGCGGCCAAGTGGATGGCCGGGACCCTCCTGGGGCCCCTGGTGCACCTGCCCCACGTGGCCCAGCTGATCATCATCATCTGGCTCATCACTGCCCTGCAGGTGTTCTTCACCGGCGGCGGGCCCAAGACCACGGCCCTCACCCCCATCGTCATCGCCCACGCCGTGGCCATCGGCGCCGATCCCCTGGCCTTCGCGCTGATCGTCGGCATCAACATGCCCCACCAGTACCTGCTTCCCGTGACCAACATGCCCAACGCCGTGGCCATGGGCAGCGGCCACATCACCTCCCGGGAGATGCTGAGGACCGGGGCCGTGATGAGCGTCCTGGCGGGGGTCTTCATGACGGTCATGGCCCTGACGTACTGGACCTGGCTGGGGCTCACCCGGTAG